The DNA region GCGCTCGATTCTGACTGGTGAGCTAGCCGCCGGGCAGGCTTTGGTGGAGACCGAACTGGCTCGTCATTTTGGCATTTCCAAAACTCCGGTCAGGGAAGCGCTTAAGACTCTGGCTGGGGCGGGCCTGGTATCGATGAGCGATTACAAGGGCGCTACGGTGCGCGTTGTTGATGAGGAAATGGCAACCAGCATCTTCGATGTGCGCTCCTTGCTGGAGCCCGTTGCGGTTGCGCGAACCGTCGAGCGTGGCTTCGACGTGGTGCGGGCGCAGGAGGCCCTTGACCGGGCAGCGGAAGCCAGGGATGAAGCGGAACGTAGCTTGGCAAACCGTGATTTCCACCAGTTGCTGTACTCAAACAGCGGCAACACAGTTCTTACGCAGATGCTTGACGGGCTGCGGGAGCAAACGGCCCTCATTTCGGCGAACGCCTGGATTAAGCAGCACTCCTGGGAGGAAGAAGCGGCCGAGCACGCTGAAATCCTTGCCGCGGCACGAAGCGGTGACGCAGGCAAAACGGCGGAACTGGTACTCCATCACATTCGCAGTTTCGCCGCCCGCGCGGTCGGACAGATCGCTAAGGGGCAATCATGACCTTCTCCCACCTGAGGTCTGCTTTAGCGGACGTCGTGGCAATTCCAGTGACGCCATACAAGAACGGCGCTGTGGACCTTTCCACATTCAAGATCCTTTTGCGCCGGCTGATCGACAACGGTGTCACCACCATCACCCCGAATGGGAATACCAGCGAGTTCTATGCGCTAACAGCAGCTGAACGCAGGCTGCTGATCGAGGCATCTTCCGAGGCCGCCGGGGATGAGGCGACGCTTCTCCTTGGCGTGGGTCATGACATCCAGACGGCCATCACGGACGTGCGCCTTGGCAGGGATGCAGGCATTCCCATGGCCATGATCCACCAGCCCACCCATCCACATATTTCAGCCGCAGGCTGGGTGGAGTACCACGCCGAGATCGCCTCCGCTGTCCCGGAAACGGCCTTCGTCCTGTACATCCGCAACGAATGGGTAACTGCGCCCATGCTGGTCGAGCTGTCTGATCGGTGCCCGAATATCATTGGAATTAAATACGCAGTGCCCGATCCAACTCAGTTCGCACGGATCCGGGACCTGGCCGGCGCCGACCGCTTCGTCTGGATTGCCGGCCTGGCCGAACCCTACGCCCTTTCCTACGCTGCCCACGGGGCCACGGGATTCACTTCGGGACTCGTCAACGTCAATCCGGAACTTTCGCTTGCCCTCCGTGACGCCCTACGCAATGGAAACTATTCATTGGCCGGGTCGCTGCTGGCGCGGATTTCCAGGTTTGAGGAAATGCGCGCCGAACACCGGTCGGCCAACAACGTCAGCGTGGTCAAGGAAGCCCTCGCGCAGCTGGACCTTTGTGACAGATCCATCAGACCGCCCAGCCGCGAAGTTGACGATTCGGACAGGACCGAAATCGCGGAGATCCTTGCAGACTGGGCAACCAGCCACAACCTCCTCGCAACTCCCCGGCCCTCGGAAAAGACAGTGGTCACATGAAAATCACGGGCTTCAAGACCTTCATGCAACGAGTCGGCACCCGGCCGCGGCTGCTCCTTCGGATTGACACCGATGAAGGAATATCCGGCTGGGGTGAGGCCTATAACCATGGCCCGGACTGGGCCCTTGTTCCGGTCCTGGACTACCTGTTTGAACAGGTCAAGGGGGATGATCCCAGGCGCGTGGAGTACGTGACCCAAAAACTCATTCGCAAAGCCCGGTTCCCGCAAGGAGCCATCGGCCTCGCAGCAATCTCGGCAGTAGACCATGCACTGTGGGACATCGCGGCCAAAGCACTCGACGTACCTGTCTACAGCCTCCTCGGGGGATCAGTGCGAGACCGCGTCTCCGTATACGCGGGCGTTTACTCAGCCCCGGACCCGATCGAATGCCGGGAAATCACCCAGGAACTCAACGAAGAATACGGATTCACCGCTTTCAAGCTAAGCCCGTTCCGCGGAGACCTGCACGATCGCCGCTGGGGGCTCGTGGTCAAGGAAACGGCTGACTACTTCGCCGCCGTACGGGAAGCATGTCCAGACGCCTGGGACTTCGCTTTTGATGCCCACGCCAAGATTTTCGAGCCGTACCAAGCAATCCAACTCGGCAACGCCCTGGCGCCATACCAGCCACTCTTCTTCGAAGAACCCATACGGCCCGAATACTTCCCCGCATGGCACAGGCTCCGCGCAGAGCTCCATGTCCCCCTGGCTACCGGAGAGAGCCTCTACTCAGCCAACGAGTTCCTGAGCCTCCTCTCGGGCGCCGGAGCAGACATCATCCAGCCGGACATCTGCGTCGTCGGAGGAATATCCCAGATGAGGAGAATCGCCACCATTGCCGAAGCGCACTTCACCACCGTGGCGCCCC from Arthrobacter pascens includes:
- a CDS encoding dihydrodipicolinate synthase family protein, translated to MTFSHLRSALADVVAIPVTPYKNGAVDLSTFKILLRRLIDNGVTTITPNGNTSEFYALTAAERRLLIEASSEAAGDEATLLLGVGHDIQTAITDVRLGRDAGIPMAMIHQPTHPHISAAGWVEYHAEIASAVPETAFVLYIRNEWVTAPMLVELSDRCPNIIGIKYAVPDPTQFARIRDLAGADRFVWIAGLAEPYALSYAAHGATGFTSGLVNVNPELSLALRDALRNGNYSLAGSLLARISRFEEMRAEHRSANNVSVVKEALAQLDLCDRSIRPPSREVDDSDRTEIAEILADWATSHNLLATPRPSEKTVVT
- a CDS encoding GntR family transcriptional regulator → MGGALLPTASRTNLVVEALRRSILTGELAAGQALVETELARHFGISKTPVREALKTLAGAGLVSMSDYKGATVRVVDEEMATSIFDVRSLLEPVAVARTVERGFDVVRAQEALDRAAEARDEAERSLANRDFHQLLYSNSGNTVLTQMLDGLREQTALISANAWIKQHSWEEEAAEHAEILAAARSGDAGKTAELVLHHIRSFAARAVGQIAKGQS
- a CDS encoding mandelate racemase/muconate lactonizing enzyme family protein, with translation MKITGFKTFMQRVGTRPRLLLRIDTDEGISGWGEAYNHGPDWALVPVLDYLFEQVKGDDPRRVEYVTQKLIRKARFPQGAIGLAAISAVDHALWDIAAKALDVPVYSLLGGSVRDRVSVYAGVYSAPDPIECREITQELNEEYGFTAFKLSPFRGDLHDRRWGLVVKETADYFAAVREACPDAWDFAFDAHAKIFEPYQAIQLGNALAPYQPLFFEEPIRPEYFPAWHRLRAELHVPLATGESLYSANEFLSLLSGAGADIIQPDICVVGGISQMRRIATIAEAHFTTVAPHNPMGPLAVAHNLHFAAACSNFSILEYKLETTSWCPDPYLPVDGHLELRPDRPGWGIEIDEAALSTDDYVHWERQLPTRPDGSLAYC